Proteins encoded together in one Impatiens glandulifera chromosome 1, dImpGla2.1, whole genome shotgun sequence window:
- the LOC124919670 gene encoding uncharacterized mitochondrial protein AtMg00810-like — translation MSPDGSVKKCKARLVAKGYSQQPGVDYHETFAPVARHETIRMLIALAAHKGWKLYQLDVKSAFLNGVLKEEVYVQAPRAWYGNIDEYFSKGGFFRSPSEPTLYIKHGESGMLIVSLYVDDLIFTGNDENMINEFKTDMMKKYEMNDLGLLHYFLGIEIDQNDGGVFICQNKYAQSIHSKFKMENCNPVMTPLIVNEKLVKDDGSGDADAVQYRSLVGSLLYLTITRPDIMYATGLLSRFMHRPSKIHLGVAKRVLRYIKGTMEYGLMFEKNDSEDIELFGFCDSDWAGSMDDMKSTSGYCYSLGSGIFSWASKKQERVAHSSAEAEYVSANEATKQVVWLRKILEDMGEKQDMATVLFCDSKSAIAMSKNAVFHSRTKHINLKHHYIREAVDDEEVMIKHVKTEDQLADIFTKALPLNKFVYLRDLLGMTNKNIKGEC, via the exons ATGAGTCCTGATGGTTCGGTTAAAAAATGCAAGGCAAGATTGGTGGCAAAAGGGTATTCTCAACAACCTGGAGTCGACTATCATGAGACATTTGCACCGGTTGCGAGACACGAAACGATAAGGATGTTGATTGCATTAGCCGCTCACAAAGGATGGAAGCTTTACCAACTTGATGTGAAATCTGCATTCTTGAATGGAGTATTGAAAGAAGAGGTGTATGTG CAAGCACCTCGTGCTTGGTATGGAAATATCGATGAGTATTTCTCTAAAGGAGGATTTTTTAGGAGTCCTAGCGAGCCGACACTCTACATCAAGCATGGTGAATCCGGTATGCTCATAGTCtctctttatgttgatgacttgATTTTTACTGGAAATGATGAAAACATGATTaatgaattcaaaactgatatGATGAAGAAATATGAGATGAATGATTTAGGTTTGTTACATTATTTCTTGGGTATTGAGATTGATCAAAATGATGGAGGTgtatttatttgtcaaaataagtATGCCCAAAGcattcattcaaaatttaaaatggagAATTGTAATCCCGTGATGACTCCATTGATAGTAAATGAGAAGTTGGTGAAAGATGATGGTAGTGGTGATGCTGATGCGGTACAATATAGAAGTCTGGTTGGGAGTTTGTTGTACCTTACGATTACAAGACCCGATATCATGTATGCTACGGGTTTATTATCTCGGTTTATGCACCGACCAAGCAAAATTCATCTTGGAGTTGCAAAGAGAGTGTTGCGATACATTAAAGGGACTATGGAGTATGGTctcatgtttgaaaaaaatgatagtgAAGATATTGAGTTGTTTGGGTTCTGTGATAGCGATTGGGCTGGAAGCATGGATGACATGAAGAGTACATCCGGGTATTGTTATTCACTAGGTTCAGGTATTTTTTCATGGGCCTCGAAAAAGCAAGAGAGAGTTGCACATTCCTCCGCCGAAGCGGAATACGTATCGGCAAACGAAGCAACCAAACAAGTGGTTTGGCTAAGGAAGATTTTAGAAGACATGGGGGAGAAACAAGATATGGCTACAGTTCTCTTTTGCGATAGCAAATCGGCAATTGCTATGTCGAAAAATGCGGTATTTCATAGTCGAACAAAACACATCAACCTTAAACATCACTACATTCGTGAAGCAGTGGATGATGAAGAAGTAATGATCAAGCACGTAAAGACTGAAGATCAACTTGCAGATATCTTCACTAAAGCACTTCCTTTAAACAAATTCGTCTACTTACGAGATTTGTTAGGCATGACCAACAAAAACATTAAGGGGGAGtgttga
- the LOC124920569 gene encoding uncharacterized protein LOC124920569 — protein MSVACGMEYVVAIGCCRWAWKRCTYIGSYDSATWPTATLDEFLPVPHLCRLILAVYEEDLHNPKFPPAGGYRLNPDWLVKRVTYEQTEGKAPPYIIYADHKHEEIVIAIRGLNLIKESDYKLLLDNRLGMQMFDGGYVHHGLLKSALWLLNQESDTLCRLWVDNGSSYKIVFVGHSLGSGVAALATIIVANHRDQLAGIPRNKLRCYALAPARCMSLNLAVKYADMIYSVVLQDDFLPRTATPLEDIFKSIFCLPCLMLAICLRDTFIPEGIKLRDPRRLYAPGRMYHIVERKFCKCGRFPPVVRTAIPVDGRFEHIVLSCNATSDHGIIWIEREAEKALQVMKHEEEEDKTRMTPPKTQRIERLQTIEKEHKDALERAVSLNVPHAVTTTSYEEEEGMDIEEEDDDRIINTADLSESSSSTAGGGTRANWDKVVEKLFKRNDSGKLLLKQHHEEGGGRS, from the exons ATGTCGGTGGCTTGTGGAATGGAGTACGTTGTTGCAATAGGCTGTTGCCGTTGGGCCTGGAAACGTTGTACATACATTGGATCTTACGATAGCGCCACCTGGCCAACAGCTACACTCGATGAATTTCTCCCCGTTCCTCACCTTTGCCGCTTAATCCTCGCCGTCTACGAAGAAGATCTTCACAATCCTAAATTCCCTCCCGCCGGCGGCTACAGACTCAACCCCGATTGGTTAGTCAAGCGTGTTACATACGAACAAACTGAAGGAAAAGCGCCGCCATATATCATCTACGCTGACCACAAACACGAGGAGATCGTAATAGCCATTCGCGGCCTCAATTTGATTAAGGAGAGCGATTATAAGCTTCTATTAGACAATCGCCTTGGTATGCAGATGTTCGACGGAGGTTACGTTCACCATGGTCTGCTGAAATCGGCTCTCTGGTTGCTCAATCAGGAATCTGATACTCTTTGTCGACTGTGGGTGGATAATGGTTCGTCTTACAAGATTGTTTTCGTCGGACATTCTTTGGGCTCTGGTGTAGCTGCACTGGCAACTATAATCGTGGCGAATCATCGTGATCAGCTAGCTGGAATACCGAGGAACAAACTGCGTTGCTATGCTCTTGCGCCTGCTAGGTGTATGTCACTTAACTTAGCCGTCAAGTATGCCGACATGATTTACTCTGTGGTGTTGCAG GATGATTTCTTGCCAAGAACAGCAACGCCTTTGGAAGATATCTTTAAATCCATCTTCTG CTTGCCTTGTTTAATGTTAGCGATTTGCTTGAGAGACACCTTCATACCAGAAGGCATAAAGCTTAGAGATCCTAGACGACTATATGCTCCTGGTAGAATGTATCATATTGTTGAAAGGAAATTTTGCAA ATGTGGAAGGTTTCCTCCAGTAGTAAGAACAGCAATTCCTGTTGATGGAAGGTTTGAGCATATTGTGTTATCTTGCAATGCAACATCAGACCATGGAATTATTTGGATTGAGAGAGAAGCAGAGAAGGCTCTACAAGTAATGAAgcatgaagaagaggaagataaAACAAGGATGACTCCTCCGAAAACACAAAGAATTGAGAGGTTGCAGACCATAGAAAAAGAACACAAAGATGCTTTGGAGAGAGCTGTTAGCTTAAACGTGCCTCATGCAGTCACCACCACCtcctatgaagaagaagaaggaatggatattgaggaagaagatgatgatagaATTATTAACACTGCAGATTTGTCCGAAAGCAGCAGCAGTACAGCAGGTGGTGGGACAAGAGCAAATTGGGATAAAGTGGTGGAGAAGCTTTTCAAGAGGAATGATTCAGGCAAACTCCTATTAAAACAACACCATGAAGAAGGAGGAGGACGTAGCTAG
- the LOC124920612 gene encoding probable glutathione S-transferase DHAR2, chloroplastic has translation MSTAGIYSPASILSASVKHLACSTHYARISPISTYRLNRSSHLQFRTKLSSISSSAAALSDPFEVCVKASLTTPNKLGDCPFTQRVLLTLEEKHLPYDMKLVDLTNKPEWFLKISPEGKVPVLKLEEKWIADSDVITQTLEDKYPIPPLATPPEKATVGSKIFSTFIGFLKSKDPNDGTEQALLDELAAFDAYIKDNGPFINGKSVSASDLSLGPKLHHLEVVLGYYKNWSVPDTLPHVKSYMKTIFSLDSFIKTRALTEDIIEGWRSKVSG, from the exons ATGTCGACCGCCGGAATATATTCGCCGGCTTCGATTCTCTCGGCATCCGTCAAACACCTTGCGTGCTCTACGCATTATGCTCGCATTTCCCCTATCTCCACATACCGCTTGAACCGCTCGAGCCACCTTCAATTCCGGACAAAACTTTCCTCCATTTCGTCCTCTGCTGCGGCACTCTCCGATCCTTTCGAAGTCTGCGTCAAGGCTTCTCTCACCACCCCCAATAAGCTCGGCGACT GTCCATTTACCCAGAGAGTTCTTCTTACATTGGAGGAAAAACATCTGCCTTATGATATGAAGTTGGTTGATCTAACAAATAAGCCAGAATG GTTCTTAAAAATCAGTCCAGAAGGAAAAGTTCCAGTTCTAAAGCTGGAGGAGAAATGGATAGCAGACTCAGATGTAATCACACAAACCCTAGAAGATAAATACCCTATTCCACCATTGGCAACCCCTCCAGAAAAAGCTACAGT TGGATCAAAGATCTTCTCAACATTCATTGGTTTCCTTAAAAGCAAAGATCCAAATGATGGAACAGAGCAGGCATTACTGGACGAGCTGGCTGCATTTGATGCTTACATAAAAGATAAT GGCCCTTTTATTAACGGTAAAAGTGTCTCGGCTTCGGATTTGTCGCTTGGACCTAAGCTTCACCATTTGGAGGTTGTATTAGGATATTACAAGAACTGGTCAGTTCCAGACACTCTCCCACATGTCAAGTCATATATGAAG ACTATATTCTCCTTGGATTCGTTCATTAAAACGCGGGCTTTGACAGAGGATATCATTGAAGGCTGGCGATCTAAAGTGTCGGGTTAA
- the LOC124919660 gene encoding GDSL esterase/lipase At5g37690, which yields MEAATFLGIVVAAISVLMAIVDANNNDSHLVTFVFGDSLAEVGNNNYLQSLAKANHPFYGIDFPGGKATGRFTNGRTIGDIISEKLGVTSPPPYLSLVQNDDAILKGVNYASGGAGILNDTGLYFIERLSFNDQISYFEKTMDAIKLKIGAQPAERLCNEALFFVGIGSNDYVNNFLQPFLVDGQQYTHDEFLGLLVSTFEQQIVRLYQVGARKMVIHGLGPLGCIPSQIVKSKRGQCLNQVNIWVQQFNSRVGSLVKTLSRHLNSSEIVFADTYNDVLDLIVDPIKFGFKVSNSSCCNVDTSIGGLCLASSKVCVDRRNYVFWDAFHPCDAANVILAEKLFSRIFPNSSSSATSPSP from the exons ATGGAGGCTGCAACATTTCTTGGCATTGTAGTAGCTGCAATTTCCGTATTAATGGCGATTGTTGACGCCAACAACAACGATAGTCATTTGGTCACGTTCGTGTTTGGTGACTCATTGGCGGAAGTTGGaaacaacaattatttacagTCATTGGCAAAGGCCAATCATCCATTTTATGGTATCGATTTCCCTGGCGGCAAAGCCACCGGAAGGTTCACCAATGGAAGGACTATTGGCGATATTATAT CTGAAAAACTAGGTGTGACATCACCTCCACCATATTTATCATTGGTTCAAAATGATGATGCAATTCTTAAAGGGGTCAATTATGCATCTGGTGGTGCTGGAATCCTCAATGACACTGGTCTCTATTTT ATCGAGAGGTTGTCTTTCAACGATCAAATAAGTTATTTCGAGAAGACAATGGACGCGATCAAGCTCAAGATTGGTGCTCAGCCTGCCGAAAGGCTTTGTAATGAAGCACTTTTCTTCGTTGGAATTG gtaGCAACGACTACGTTAACAACTTCTTGCAACCCTTTTTAGTCGATGGGCAGCAGTATACCCACGACGAGTTTTTAGGACTATTGGTGTCAACATTTGAGCAACAAATAGTG AGACTATACCAAGTAGGTGCAAGGAAAATGGTGATACATGGACTTGGTCCATTAGGATGCATTCCTTCACAAATTGTTAAGTCAAAAAGAGGGCAATGTCTAAACCAAGTCAACATATGGGTGCAGCAGTTCAATTCCCGTGTTGGATCGCTAGTTAAGACGTTGAGCCGACACCTTAATTCATCTGAAATTGTGTTTGCGGACACTTACAATGACGTTCTTGATCTTATAGTAGATCCAATTAAGTTTG GATTTAAGGTTTCAAACTCGTCGTGCTGCAATGTGGATACGAGCATTGGAGGGTTGTGTTTGGCGAGCTCGAAGGTGTGTGTTGATAGGAGGAACTATGTATTCTGGGATGCCTTCCATCCATGTGATGCAGCAAATGTAATTCTTGCAGAGAAACTTTTCTCTAGAATATTCCCTAATTCTTCTTCATCAGCTACTTCACCTTCACCTTAG
- the LOC124920570 gene encoding probable transcription factor At5g28040 has product MDSTLPAPTSNPSPSIKSSSSSYKFKLPVKRKNDDLISSNPNHQNAADDEEDDDEEEEDGDGAYVRIASGDRNKAPFKFHRIWTEPDEIRFLNGLLDCASDGLSFPRDLHIFYSRFSGTMSKPYSKSQLSEKLRRLRKKFRVISSRLERGLDKSLLSPHDRALYDLSKQLWDPGFGSRSPFVCGNNSSNSKKSKNNLIGIKVSFSPSLPSISTTSMPNNQEQHDDAKLREVNVEFMGSFDGGDLGMIAAKTVINVFDQSLKEVRMTLVGSSSSSSKEDEFERRWREQRVAELDVWARRIRLVLEQSLVKQ; this is encoded by the exons ATGGACTCCACCTTACCAGCACCAACGTCGAATCCTTCACCCTCCATTAAATCTTCATCCTCTTCTTACAAATTCAAGCTCCCGGTCAAACGCAAAAACGATGATCTCATCTCCTCAAACCCTAACCACCAAAACGCAGCAGACGACGAGGAGGAcgatgatgaggaagaagaagatggagaTGGTGCCTATGTAAGGATCGCTTCAGGCGATCGCAACAAAGCACCGTTCAAATTCCACCGGATATGGACTGAACCAGATGAGATTCGATTTCTTAATGGCCTCCTGGATTGTGCCTCTGATGGTCTTTCTTTCCCTAGGGATCTTCATATCTTCTATTCTAGATTCTCCGGCACAATGTCTAAACCATATTCAAAATCGCAGCTATCCGAGAAGCTTCGTCGCCTGCGGAAGAAATTCAGAGTGATCTCGTCGCGACTCGAGAGGGGACTTGATAAATCGCTTCTATCTCCGCACGATCGAGCGCTCTATGATCTCTCTAAGCAGCTTTGGGATCCGGGGTTTGGTTCAAGATCTCCGTTTGTTTGCGGAAACAACA GCTCCAACTCAAAGAAATCCAAAAACAACTTGATTGGGATAAAAGTTAGCTTCTCCCCATCTCTGCCCTCCATATCCACTACATCAATGCCCAACAATCAAGAACAACATGATGATGCTAAACTGAGGGAGGTGAATGTTGAATTCATGGGTAGTTTCGATGGAGGGGATTTGGGGATGATTGCGGCAAAGACAGTGATCAATGTGTTTGATCAAAGCTTGAAAGAGGTCAGAATGACCCTTGTTggttcatcatcttcttcttcgaaaGAAGATGAATTTGAGAGAAGATGGAGAGAGCAAAGAGTGGCGGAGCTGGACGTTTGGGCTCGACGAATACGGTTAGTTCTTGAACAATCACTTGTGAAGCAATAG